Below is a window of Leptospira sp. WS58.C1 DNA.
ATGATTCCACTCAGACAAGCAACGATAAGGTCTGGTCCGGTTTCTGGAAACCTATCGATGAAAATTTAAAAAGTTCGGAAGGTTTCGTTTTTATCACTCCTGAATACGGCGGTATGGCGAGTCCAGCTATTAAGAATTTTTTCCTTCATGCGGGTCTTGTTCAGTTAGGTCATAAACCCGGGCTCCTTGTTTCCGTTTCTTCCGGTAGGGGTGGCGCTTTTCCGATCAATGAAATGAGGGCAAGCAGTTATAAAAATACTAAAATCTGCTATATTCCGGAACATTTGATTTTCAGGGATGTGGAACATCTCATCAATGGCGGCGAGCCTGTTTCTCCGGAAGATAGTTTTATCAGAGAAAGAAGTGTATTCGCTCTGAAAATCTTAGTTGCTTATGCGAATTCTTTGTCCGAGATACGTGAGTCAGGCGTGGTCCAGGATCCTAGATTTAAGAACGGAATGTCCTGATCTTGAGATTCTTTTTGCGGGTACTGTCGCGGCAGCGATGCGTAGATCTTTAGTCCGGGCTTTGCCCGGATGAGTGTAAACGAAATCGAAGCAGCGCGACCCGAGCAATAGCGAGTGGGGCCGCCCCCCCCCCAATTGTATTCGAAATCTACAATGTGACATAATTTTAAACTTAGCTCGCCGGTTTCTCTGCGCTGGTCTTTCCTGGAAAATCGAATAGGGGAGGGGAGTTCCTTCTCCCGGAATTGGCTCAAAGATTGTCTTTTCTAACCCGATGATATATTCTGAGAGCTTTCGGATCCCGATCCGTCGGTTAGGAAACGAAATGTTTCTAAGTCAAATAGGACGGACCGGATTTTTAGATGTTTCGGTCTAATTCGAAAGTTAGGAATTCATGAATAAAATTAATATCCAGGCCGGACAAATTATTTTTCGAGAAGGCGAGTTGAACAACTCGATGTACATCATTATCTCCGGGACAGTTGAAATATTTTTTACTCATAAAAACTCGGCCACTCGTCTTGCTTTGATGAAAAAGGGAGATTTTTTCGGTGAGATGGCCTTGTTCAGGGCTAAGCCGAGGACTGCGACTGCAAGAGCTGTGATGGATACGGAAATGGTTGCGGTGGAATCCAAACAACAATTGGAAAGATACCTGATCGCAAATCCTGAATTTGCCGCTAAGATGGTCAGGATCT
It encodes the following:
- a CDS encoding cyclic nucleotide-binding domain-containing protein, giving the protein MNKINIQAGQIIFREGELNNSMYIIISGTVEIFFTHKNSATRLALMKKGDFFGEMALFRAKPRTATARAVMDTEMVAVESKQQLERYLIANPEFAAKMVRILADRLANTNELLISKLNEITTKEIEYQIDDK
- a CDS encoding NADPH-dependent FMN reductase, translating into MKIGIVVGSQQKESQSSKVGEFLNSKLKEMSVETWTLDLGKNPLPIYDSTQTSNDKVWSGFWKPIDENLKSSEGFVFITPEYGGMASPAIKNFFLHAGLVQLGHKPGLLVSVSSGRGGAFPINEMRASSYKNTKICYIPEHLIFRDVEHLINGGEPVSPEDSFIRERSVFALKILVAYANSLSEIRESGVVQDPRFKNGMS